One window from the genome of Paracoccus marcusii encodes:
- a CDS encoding YqaA family protein gives MLRRLYDWTMGLASHRHANASLFTVSFIESSVFPIPPDVLMIPMVLAQRARAWAIAFIATAGSVLGALLGYAIGAILMDSVGMWVLTMYGKEAAFDDLAARFAEFGGWAVLVAALTPFPFKVITIFSGAVGFSLPLFVLTSIIGRAGRFYVVAGLLWRFGPPIRDFIERRLGLMFSIFMACLIGGFAAVRYL, from the coding sequence ATGCTGCGCAGGCTATACGACTGGACCATGGGGCTGGCGTCGCATCGCCACGCGAACGCGTCGCTGTTCACGGTCAGCTTCATCGAAAGTTCGGTCTTTCCGATCCCGCCCGACGTGCTGATGATCCCGATGGTGCTGGCGCAGCGGGCGCGGGCCTGGGCCATTGCCTTCATCGCCACGGCGGGGTCGGTTCTGGGCGCGCTGCTGGGATACGCGATCGGCGCGATCCTGATGGACAGCGTCGGCATGTGGGTTCTGACCATGTACGGCAAGGAGGCCGCGTTCGACGACCTGGCCGCGCGCTTTGCCGAGTTCGGCGGTTGGGCGGTGCTGGTCGCGGCGCTGACGCCGTTTCCGTTCAAGGTCATCACCATCTTTTCCGGCGCCGTGGGCTTTTCGTTGCCCCTGTTCGTGCTGACCAGCATCATCGGCCGCGCGGGGCGGTTCTATGTCGTGGCCGGGCTGCTGTGGCGGTTTGGTCCGCCGATTCGCGATTTCATCGAACGTCGGCTTGGGCTGATGTTCTCCATCTTCATGGCCTGCCTGATCGGCGGCTTTGCGGCGGTGAGGTACCTGTGA